A DNA window from Cutaneotrichosporon cavernicola HIS019 DNA, chromosome: 2 contains the following coding sequences:
- the OCT1 gene encoding uncharacterized protein (Cleaves proteins, imported into the mitochondrion, to their mature size. While most mitochondrial precursor proteins are processed to the mature form in one step by mitochondrial processing peptidase (MPP), the sequential cleavage by MIP of an octapeptide after initial processing by MPP is a required step for a subgroup of nuclear-encoded precursor proteins destined for the matrix or the inner membrane (By similarity)) — protein sequence MTSRALCVTRAALRPHRAAPSSLARCLTTSTSRPTSIPTSVLSTRASLAAPFRPSNPRSNAAAAAFASPVSTPAKDGDELKQLFDDDYSAPTGGLFSGQEGLFTYGPLTHAKALRPLTERTLVHVRAIVERIARAPTVGPAELRLVVKNLDRLSDLLCGVIDMCELVRNAHPEPAWVAEADRAYDRLCSYMNELNTHRGLFEALVATLEAEHNPPLSHAERQVALTFLRDFEKSGIDLPPERRARFVELSDSLLGLGRSFLSNASAPPVSTPPVEIPDQLLSGLPPHFVDTLPRSKGVVFVMPGSWEAQVIQRYAPQSEARHLAYVGNARADPDRVGVLEEMLAQRAELAGVLGKDSWAEVALVDKMAKTPSNVWGFLTSLADHHRTQAADDVAVLARLKAQATGMDRSGPLPHLYAWDRDYFSEKYAQSQAPASLAPLAPYFSVGTVMRGLSRLFSRLYGISFRPATPGPGETWHPSVRRLDVVDEEQGTIGVIYCDLFSREGKPPSAAHYTVRCSRRVDDDDVRGDGLPEGWDSRWGPGLETEGDAVRGMTGRYQLPIVVLCTDFGNDANRPALLGWHEVETLFHEMGHAMHSMIGRTEYHNVSGTRCATDFVEFPSILMEHFVKSPSVLALFAEHYEAGRPLPPALFQNHMALQSSLAALETHGQIIMAMLDHQYHALAPGEAVDSTAVYTALQERVGVIPPVEGTAWQTQFGHLYGYGATYYSYLFDRAIAGKVFGTLFAADPLSREAGEVLKKRLLCWGGGRDPWEMVGDVVGGAEGEAVARGDERAMQLVGGWYVK from the exons ATGACATCGAGGGCCCTTTGCGTGacacgcgccgcgctccgGCCACACCGAGCGGCGCCGTCCTCCCTCGCTCGTTGTctcaccacctccacctcgcggCCCACCTCCATCCCCACCTCGGTCCTGTCCACGCGCGCCTCCCTTGCCGCTCCTTTCCGTCCCTCCAACCCAAGATCGAACGCTGCCGCTGCAGCTTTCGCATCTCCGGTATCTACCCCCGCCAaagatggcgacgagctcaaaCAGCTCTTTGACGACGACTACTCGGCCCCCACAGGCGGCCTCTTCTCCGGCCAAGAAGGTCTCTTCACTTACGGGCCCTTGACGCACGCCAAAGCCCTACGCCCACTCACGGAACGCACGCTGGTACACGTCCGCGCCATTGTTGAGCGGATAGCGCGCGCACCCACCGTCGGACCCGCCGAACTGAGGTTGGTCGTCAAGAACCTCGACCGACTGAGCGACCTCCTCTGCGGCGTGATCGACATGTGCGAGCTCGTACGCAATGCGCACCCCGAACCTGCGTgggtcgccgaggccgaccgTGCGTACGACCGTCTCTGCAGTTACATGAACGAGCTGAATACGCACCGCGGGCTATttgaggcgctcgtcgctACTCTTGAGGCGGAACACAACCCGCCCCTTAGCCATGCTGAGAGGCAGGTCGCGCTCACGTTCCTGCGCGACTTTGAGAAGAGCGGAAtcgaccttcctcctgAGCGTCGGGCGCGTTTCGTCGAGCTTTCCGACTCGCTCCTGGGTTTGGGACGGAGCTTCCTCTCCAACGCCAGCGCACCACCCGTCTCTACCCCGCCGGTCGAGATCCCAGATCAACTGCTGAGCGGCCTGCCGCCTCATTTTGTCGACACACTCCCTCGCAGCAAGGGTGTGGTGTTCGTCATGCCGGGCAGTTGGGAGGCTCAGGTGATTCAGCGATACGCACCGCAGAGCGAGGCGCGGCACCTCGCGTACGTCGGCAACGCGCGGGCCGACCCCGACCGCGTGGGCGTGTTGGAGGAGAtgctcgcgcagcgcgccgagctggctGGTGTGCTCGGCAAGGACTCGTgggccgaggtcgcgctcgtggaCAAGATGGCCAAGACCCCGTCCAACGTCTGGGGCTTCCTCACGTCCTTGGCCGACCACCACCGTACCCAGGCAGCGGACGACGtggccgtcctcgcgcgcctcaagGCGCAGGCTACCGGAATGGACAGGTCTGGCCCGCTGCCGCATCTCTACGCTTGGGACAGGGACTACTTCTCCGAGAAGTATGCGCAGAGCCAGGCTCCCGCTAGTCTCGCGCCTCTCGCACCCTACTTCTCCGTGGGGACGGTGATGCGCGGCCTCTCCCGCCTCTTTTCGAGGTTGTACGGTATCTCGTTCCGACCGGCGACGCCAGGTCCGGGTGAGACGTGGCACCCTTCCGTGCGCCggctcgacgtcgtggacgaggagcaaGGCACCATCGGCGTCATTTACTGTGACCTGTTCTCGCGCGAGGGCAAACCGCCCAGCGCTGCGCACTACACCGTGCGCTGCTCTCGGCGggtggacgacgacgacgtgcgtGGCGACGGCCTGCCCGAGGGTTGGGACTCACGATGGGGACCGGGCCTCGAGACGGAGGGCGACGCTGTGCGCGGCATGACGGGGCGATACCAGCTCCCGATTGTTGTGCTGTGCACCGACTTTGGGAACGATGCGAACCGCCCCGCTCTGCTGGGCTGGCATGAAGTCGAGACGCTCTTCCACGAGATGGGCCACGCCATGCACT cgaTGATCGGACGGACAGAATATCACAATGTGAGCGGgacgcgctgcgcgaccGACTTTGTCGAGTTCCCCTCAATCCTGATGGAGCACTTTGTCAAGTCTCCCAGCGTGCTCGCCCTCTTTGCGGAGCACTACGAGGCTGGGCGACCTCTCCCACCCGCCCTCTTCCAAAACCACATGGCGCTCCAGTCCTCtctcgcggcgctcgagaccCACGGACAGATCATCATGGCCATGCTCGACCACCAGTaccacgccctcgcgccCGGCGAGGCAGTCGACAGCACGGCCGTCTACACGGCGCTGcaggagcgcgtcggcgtgaTCCCGCCCGTCGAGGGAACGGCATGGCAGACCCAGTTCGGGCACCTGTATGGGTACGGCGCGACGTACTACTCGTACCTGTTTGACCGTGCGATCGCGGGCAAGGTATTCGGCACGCTGTTTGCGGCGGACCCGCTGAGccgcgaggcgggcgaggtgcTCAAGAAGCGCCTGCTGTGCtggggcggcggcaggGATCCATGGGAGATGGTGGGCGACGTGGTTGGCGGggcggagggcgaggctgttgcgcgcggcgacgagcgcgcgatgcagctcgtcggcgggtGGTATGTCAAGTAG
- a CDS encoding uncharacterized protein (Belongs to the major facilitator superfamily. Sugar transporter (TC 2.A.1.1) family), with translation MAHSKDQFDDKGFEIEHQDRRLSTGVTADDVVNPLAGMPRDQLLAEADAFVDNFGFQADRDAFRRGALVAQRPREFESIDCLSDDDKVALASERDHIWRQPRALIVSVVVCALGAATQGWDQTGSNGANLSFPLEFGIGAAEGQPGWQADEWTVGLVNGSVYISAALIGAWLSDPLNHYFGRRGEIFITGIILIITPIASGFTRTWEQLTAVRLIMGVGVGAKAATVPMYCAELSPARIRGALTMGWQLWTAFGIFLGFCANAAVMNTGKIAWRLQLGSAFIPAVPLTLFVYFCPESPRWLMKKGRMMAAWKAMKRVRHTELQAARDLFYAYVLYSEEQKIVQGATYYTRLVELFTIPRCRRATVAASVVMLAQQMCGINIMAFYSSTIFKRGGFSDRQALFASIGFGALNFVFAIPAVFTIDTFGRRALLLTTFPIMCITLFIGGFMFLIDNLVVSTGLVALFVYLFTIAYSVGEGPVPFMYSAEVFPLAQREQGMAWSVCVCFFFGAVLSFTFPIMLRTFTPTGAFVFYAGLNALAFFMIFLWVPETKQLTLEELDQTFSVKTSTFIKHNIRTVVPWWFKRYILRKKDIGPCPPIQIERSSSLSPVQTLSLEASSTPNGAEKA, from the exons ATGGCCCACTCAAAGGACCAGTTCGACGACAAGGGCTTCGAGATCGAGCACCAAGACCGCCGTCTCAGCACGGGCGTgacggccgacgacgtggtCAACCCCCTCGCGGGGATGCCGCGCGACCAACTGCTCGCCGAAGCCGACGCGTTCGTCGACAACTTTGGTTTCCAGGCAGACCGCGATGCTttccgccgcggcgcacTCGTCGCACAGCGTCCCAGGGAGTTTGAATCCATCGACTGTCTtagcgacgacgacaaggtTGCTCTGgccagcgagcgcgaccaTATTTGGCGCCAACCACGTGCACTGATCGTATCGG TTGTGGTTTGCGCCCTCGGAGCCGCCACGCAGGGATGGGACCAGACCGGTTCGAACGGTGCCAacctctccttccctctcgAATTCGGTATCGGCGCAGCCGAGGGCCAGCCGGGATGGCAGGCTGACGAGTGGACCGTCGGTCTTGTCAACGGCTCCGTTTACATCTCTGCAGCGCTTATCGGCGCGTGGCTCTCAGACCCGCTCAACCACTATTTTGGTCGACGCGGTGAAATCTTCA TTACTGGAATTatcctcatcatcacccCGATTGCGTCCGGCTTTACTCGTACTTGGGAACAACTCACGGCGGTTCGTCTAATCATGGGTGTCGGAGTCGGAGCCAAAGCTGCCACCGTCCCGATGTACTGTGCCGAGCTGTCGCCCGCCCGCATCCGCGGCGCCCTCACCATGGGCTGGCAGCTGTGGACTGCGTTCGGCATTTTCCTGGGTTTCTGCGCCAATGCCGCCGTCATGAACACGGGTAAAATTGCTTGGCGCCTCCAGCTCGGATCGGCCTTCATCCCCGCTGTGCCACTTACTCTCTTTGTGTATTTCTGCCCCGAGTCGCCTCGGTGGTTGATGAAGAAGGGGCGGATGATGGCCGCATGGAAGGCCATGAAGAGGGTACGCCATACCGAGCTCCAAGCCGCCCGCGACTTGTTCTACGCCTACGTCCTCTACTCTGAGGAACAGAAGATTGTCCAGGGAGCCACATACTATACCCGTCTAGTCGAGCTGTTCACCATCCCTCGCTGCCGGCGTGCAACCGTGGCTGCAAGTGTGGTTATGCTCGCCCAGCAGATGTGTGGTATCAACATTATGGCGTTCTACTCCTCAACCATCTTCAAGCGCGGCGGCTTCAGCGACAGGCAAGCGCTATTTGCGTCAATCGGTTTCGGTGCCCTCAACTTTGTTTTCGCCATTCCGGCCGTTTTCACAATCGACACATTCGGTCGCCGtgcccttctcctcacGACCTTCCCGATCATGTGCATCACCCTTTTCATCGGAGGATTCATGTTCCTCATCGACAACCTCGTGGTATCTACCGGTCTAGTGGCCCTCTTCGTCTACCTCTTTACCATTGCGTATtcggtcggcgagggcccAGTTCCCTTCATGTACTCGGCCGAAGTGTTCCCCCTGGCCCAGCGCGAACAGGGAATGGCGTGGAGTGTCTGCGtctgcttcttcttcggcgcAGTCCTTTCATTTACGTTCCCAATCATGCTGCGTACCTTTACGCCGACTGGTGCATTCGTCTTCTACGCCGGCCTCAATGCCCTCGCATTCTTCATGATCTTCCTCTGGGTCCCCGAGACCAAGCAACTCACCCTCGAAGAACTGGACCAGACATTTAGCGTCAAGACCAGCACATTCATCAAGCATAACATCCGCACTGTGGTGCCATGGTGGTTCAAGCGCTACATCCTCCGCAAGAAGGACATTGGACCGTGTCCGCCAATCCAGATCGAGCGTTCCAGCAGCCTTTCTCCTGTACAGACGCTCTCGCTTGAGGCATCCAGCACACCGAATGGAGCTGAGAAAGCCTAG
- a CDS encoding uncharacterized protein (Allantoate), translating to MTMERTPSHATDKEAVDQTDLQSVELPKGVTQAEADIYDEALAKYGVDGDIDPVLEKRVRRKLDMRIIPILGVCYFFYYVDKTTLSYAAIFGIKEDLNLHKTDYNWLSSIFYFGWLVWAIPSNLLMQRSPPAYYLGFNICMWGVLLMCQTAVTNFAGLAALRVLGGAFEAIADPAFMLFTTMFYRREEQPSRISAWYVWNGVGVAGGGLIGYGIGHIRGSIASWRLEFLIVGAFCLLWGVVIAFLLPNTVASFRGFTHEEKLVMIARVAGNQTGRQHRSIDINQIKEAFFDYKTWLFMLLGLVANVPNGGLSNFSTLVIKGLGFDTLETALLGIPQGALVVIWISLGAWMNSRLPKNSRTLVCALFMLPTIAGALGFLLAPEKAYVGRLICFYLTGSYQASFVLSLSLITSNTGGQTKLMITSGMIWFGACIGNIVGPFFYKTEQAPKYQLGIGSLLVANCIELALFVVLRYAFIWENKKKAKQREALRLAGGDEMQSQATTAFTVGLTDKTNPNFEYVY from the exons ATGACCATGGAACGGACGCCATCGCACGCGACCGACAAGGAGGCCGTCGACCAGACCGACCTCCAGAGCGTGGAACTGCCCAAGGGCGTCacccaggccgaggcggatatctacgacgaggcgctggccAAGTATggtgtcgacggcgacattGACCCTGTGCTGGAGAAGCGCGTGCGGCGTAAGCTCGACATGCGCATCATCCCTATTCTCGGCGTGTGTTATTTCTTCTA CTATGTCGACAAGACCACCCTCTCATACGCAGCCATCTTCGGGATCAAGGAGgacctcaacctccacaaGACCGACTACAACTGGCTCTCGTCCATCTTCTACTTCGGCTGGTTGGTGTGGGCCATCCCATCCAACCTGTTGATGCAGCGTTCGCCGCCCGCCTACTACCTCGGCTTCAACATCTGCATGTGGGGCGTCTTGCTCATGTGCCAAACTGCCGTAACAAACTTTGCTGGACTGGCCGCTCTCCGCGTATTGGGAGGAGCATTCGAGGCGATTGCCGACCCGGCATTCATGCTGTTTACGACCATGTTCTACCGTCGCGAGGAACAGCCATCCCGTATTTCGGCTTGGTATGTGTGGAACGGCGTCGGTGTCGCTGGCGGCGGTTTGATCGGCTACGGTATCGGTCACATCAGGGGCTCAATCGCTAGTTGGCGTCTTGAGTTCTTGATCGTTGGCGCATTCTGCCTCCTTTGGGGTGTGGTCATTGctttcctcctcccaaACACGGTGGCTAGCTTCCGCGGCTTTACGCATGAGGAGAAACTCGTCATGATCGCCCGTGTCGCAGGTAACCAGACCGGTCGCCAGCACCGGAGCATCGACATCAACCAGATCAAGGAGGCCTTCTTCGACTACAAGACCTGGCTGTTCAT GCTTCTGGGTCTCGTCGCCAATGTCCCTAACGGTGGTCTGTCCAACTTCTCCACTCTTGTCATCAAGGGTCTCGGGTTCGACACCCTCGAGACGGCGCTCCTCGGTATTCCCCAGGGAGCGCTTGTGGTTATTTGGATCTCGCTGGGAGCATGGATGAACTCGCGCCTTCCCAAGAACAGCCGCACTCTCGTCTGTGCCCTCTTCATGCTCCCCACTATTGCCGGTGCGCTCGgtttcctcctcgctcccgAGAAGGCCTACGTCGGCCGCCTCATCTGCTTCTACCTCACCGGATCGTACCAGGCCTCCTTTGTCCTGTCCCTCTCACTCATCACGTCCAACACCGGCGGCCAGACCAAGCTCATGATCACCAGCGGCATGATCTGGTTCGGCGCGTGCATCGGTAACATTGTCGGCCCCTTCTTCTACAAGACCGAACAGGCGCCCAAGTACCAGCTCGGCATTGGAtcgctcctcgtcgccaactGCATCGAGCTCGCACTCTTCGTCGTGCTCCGCTACGCCTTCATCTGGGagaacaagaagaaggccaagcagCGCGAGGCACTCCGCTTGGCTGGGGGCGACGAGATGCAGTCGCAGGCCACCACGGCCTTCACCGTCGGTCTCACGGACAAGACCAACCCCAACTTTGAGTATGTCTACTAG